Proteins co-encoded in one Eschrichtius robustus isolate mEscRob2 chromosome 8, mEscRob2.pri, whole genome shotgun sequence genomic window:
- the EN2 gene encoding homeobox protein engrailed-2 has product MEENDPKPSEAAAAAAAVEGQRQPESSPSGGSGGGGSSPGDADTGRRRALMLPAVLQAPGNHQHPHRITNFFIDNILRPEFGRRKDAGTCCAGSGRGRGGGGGGEGGAGGAEGGGGAAGAEQLLGSGREPRQNAPGAPGAGGPLPGGGGGDSPGDGEGGSKALSLHSGAKKGGDAGGPLDGALKARGLGGGDLSVSSDSDSSQASANLGAQPMLWPAWVYCTRYSDRPSSGPRSRKPKKKNPNKEDKRPRTAFTAEQLQRLKAEFQTNRYLTEQRRQSLAQELSLNESQIKIWFQNKRAKIKKATGNKNTLAVHLMAQGLYNHSTTAKEGKSDSE; this is encoded by the exons ATGGAGGAGAATGACCCCAAGCCCAGcgaagcggcggcggcggcggcggcggtggagGGGCAGCGGCAGCCGGAATCCAGCCCCAGCGGCGGCtcgggcggcggcggcagcagcccgGGAGACGCGGACACTGGCCGCCGGCGGGCTCTGATGCTGCCCGCGGTCCTGCAAGCGCCGGGCAACCACCAGCATCCACACCGCATTACCAACTTCTTCATCGACAACATCCTGCGGCCCGAGTTCGGCCGGAGAAAGGACGCAGGGACGTGCTGCGCCGGCTCCGGAAGAGGCAGaggcggcggaggcggcggcgaAGGCGGCGCGGGCGGCGCGGAGGGAGGCGGCGGCGCGGCCGGCGCCGAGCAGCTCCTGGGGTCGGGCCGGGAGCCCCGGCAGAACGCGCCGGGTGCGCCGGGTGCGGGCGGGCCGCTGcccggcggtggcggcggcgacTCTCCGGGTGACGGCGAAGGCGGCTCCAAGGCGCTCTCGCTGCACAGCGGCGCCAAGAAAGGCGGAGACGCCGGGGGCCCCCTGGACGGGGCGCTCAAGGCCCGCGGCTTGGGCGGCGGCGACCTGTCTGTGAGCTCAGACTCGGACAGTTCGCAGGCCAGCGCCAACCTGGGTGCGCAGCCCATGCTCTGGCCGGCTTGGGTCTACTGCACGCGCTACTCGGACCGACCTTCTTCAG GTCCCAGGTCTCGCAAACCAAAGAAGAAGAACCCCAACAAAGAGGACAAGCGGCCCCGCACGGCCTTCACGGCGGAGCAGCTGCAGAGGCTCAAGGCCGAGTTCCAGACCAACAGGTACCTGACGGAGCAGCGGCGCCAGAGCCTGGCCCAGGAGCTCAGCCTCAACGAGTCACAGATCAAGATTTGGTTCCAGAACAAGCGCGCCAAGATCAAGAAGGCCACGGGCAACAAGAACACGCTGGCCGTGCACCTCATGGCGCAGGGCCTATACAACCACTCCACCACCGCCAAGGAGGGCAAGTCGGACAGTGAGTAG